A single region of the Arthrobacter sp. PAMC25564 genome encodes:
- a CDS encoding sodium:solute symporter, translating into MSSAVVAADAPRSINVVPFVVVVVLFILVGVLGFYAARWRGGGKDGLHSLDEWGLGGRKFGSWVTWFLLGGDLYTAYTFVAVPAAMWATGAVSGFFAVPYTVVLYPIVFILMSRLWSVSHRHGFVTTADFVGGRYGCKPLSIAIAVTGIVATMPYIALQLVGIKAVLTVLGVGSPGNPLLNDLPLIIAFVVLAAYTYTSGLRAPAMIAVVKDVLIYLAVIVAIIYLPAKFGGWGPIFDAAQAKLTAVSPATGKPIGSVIPGAASYSAYWTLALGSALALFMYPHSVTGVLATKSRNTIRKNAALLPLYSLVLGFLALLGYVAIAAGTKPTELDGTTINPQLVVPQLFLDNFPSWFAGVALAAIAVGALVPAAIMSIAAANLFTRNIYRDIFHAEVTPRKEAKVSKIASLVVKLGALVFVIAMDQSAAINMQLLGGIWILQTFPSIVAGLYTRWFHRWALLGGWAAGIIYGTAAAYNVVNPVTRQHFGGSIAAIPGTDVQVYIAVVAFALNLIVAVLLTLIFRAMKLADGEDITHSSDYGANEDNPKVIKVSTEWPRTPIA; encoded by the coding sequence GTGTCCTCGGCGGTAGTGGCGGCCGACGCCCCGAGGAGCATCAACGTCGTGCCCTTCGTCGTCGTCGTGGTTCTTTTCATCCTCGTGGGGGTGCTGGGATTCTACGCAGCCCGGTGGCGCGGCGGAGGCAAGGACGGCCTGCACTCGCTGGACGAATGGGGCCTGGGAGGGCGGAAGTTTGGCTCCTGGGTCACCTGGTTCCTGCTGGGTGGGGACCTGTACACGGCGTACACGTTTGTGGCAGTGCCTGCGGCGATGTGGGCCACGGGTGCGGTGAGCGGCTTCTTCGCGGTGCCGTACACCGTTGTGCTGTACCCCATCGTTTTCATCCTGATGAGCCGGCTCTGGTCCGTCTCGCACCGCCACGGCTTCGTCACCACGGCAGACTTCGTGGGCGGCCGTTACGGCTGCAAGCCTCTCTCCATCGCCATCGCGGTCACCGGCATCGTGGCCACCATGCCCTACATTGCCCTTCAGCTGGTCGGCATCAAGGCTGTCCTGACAGTGCTGGGCGTGGGCAGCCCCGGGAACCCGCTGCTCAATGATCTGCCCTTGATCATCGCTTTCGTGGTGCTCGCGGCCTACACCTACACCTCCGGCTTGCGGGCCCCGGCCATGATCGCCGTGGTCAAGGATGTGCTGATCTACCTGGCCGTCATTGTGGCCATCATCTACCTGCCAGCGAAGTTCGGCGGCTGGGGGCCCATCTTCGACGCCGCCCAGGCCAAGCTCACCGCGGTCAGCCCGGCCACCGGCAAGCCCATTGGCTCCGTCATTCCCGGGGCGGCCAGCTACTCCGCCTACTGGACGCTGGCACTGGGCTCGGCGCTGGCCTTGTTCATGTACCCGCATTCGGTCACCGGCGTGCTGGCCACCAAGAGCCGGAACACCATCCGCAAGAACGCAGCCTTGCTGCCGCTCTATTCGCTGGTCCTAGGCTTCCTGGCGTTACTCGGCTACGTGGCAATCGCGGCGGGGACCAAGCCGACTGAACTGGATGGAACAACGATCAATCCGCAACTGGTCGTTCCCCAGCTGTTCCTGGACAACTTCCCGTCCTGGTTCGCAGGGGTCGCGCTGGCCGCCATCGCCGTCGGCGCCCTGGTGCCGGCCGCCATTATGTCCATAGCGGCCGCGAACCTTTTCACCCGGAACATCTACCGGGACATCTTCCATGCCGAGGTCACGCCCAGGAAGGAGGCGAAGGTTTCCAAGATAGCGTCATTGGTGGTGAAGCTCGGGGCGCTGGTCTTTGTTATCGCGATGGACCAGTCCGCCGCCATCAACATGCAGTTGCTGGGTGGCATCTGGATCCTGCAGACCTTCCCGTCCATCGTGGCGGGCCTGTACACGCGCTGGTTCCACCGCTGGGCCCTGCTGGGCGGCTGGGCTGCGGGGATCATCTACGGGACCGCCGCAGCATACAACGTGGTCAACCCCGTGACGAGGCAGCATTTTGGTGGTTCGATTGCGGCGATCCCGGGGACGGATGTGCAGGTGTACATCGCGGTGGTTGCCTTCGCACTCAACCTGATCGTCGCCGTACTGCTGACGTTGATCTTCCGTGCCATGAAGCTGGCGGACGGCGAAGACATCACCCATAGCTCGGACTACGGCGCCAATGAGGACAATCCGAAGGTCATCAAAGTGTCAACGGAATGGCCGCGGACCCCGATAGCCTGA